The window TCATAGTGCCCAAGCAAATTTTACTGATGCGGATATCGGTATGTGGAATTCTGGTATATTTCATCTTTTACTATTTAGGACGGATAAAGGTAAGGAATCAGAAATATCGGCCTTTACGGGAACGTTATTTTTCCACTTCCAACAAAATGGGACAATGATCGCTGTGCTTGGCTTCGGACAGGATTACGGAACGCTTCAATCGGTCCTGCAAGGGCTCGGCCACCATTCCATAATCCAAACGCCATCCTTTATTATTGGCCCTGGCATTGGCGCGGTAACTCCACCAGGTATAATTGTCGGGTTCCTTGTTGAAATGTCGGAAACTATCAATAAAGCCACTTTTCATAAAATTGCCGATCCATTCGCGTTCTACGGGCAAAAATCCAGACACATTCTTGTTTCGGACGGGATCATGGATATCGATGGCTTCGTGACAAATATTGTAATCCCCGCATACAATGAGATTGGGACGTTCCTTTCGAAGCTCCTCGGAATATTTTTGAAAATCCGCCATGTAGGTCAATTTAAAATCCAAGCGGTCCATATTGGTCCCGGAAGGCAAATACATGCTCATTATGGACAGATCTCCGTAGTCGGCTCTGATATTTCGCCCTTCATGGTCCATATAGTCGATACCCGTACCAAATTCCACATGGTCCGGCTTCTCTTTACAAAGTAAAGCCACACCACTATATCCTTTTTTCTGGGCACTGAACCAGTAGTGATGGGGATACCCAGCCTCCTCAAAAAGTTGGGTGTCCACCTGGTCCTCCATGGCCTTGGTCTCTTGAAGACAGATGATATCGGGGGAAACCGTTTGTAACCAATCCACAAATCCTTTGTTCATTGCGGCACGGATTCCGTTGACATTGTATGATGCGATTTTCATAAAATCAAATTTCCTCAAAAATAGCCATTGTGGCTGGCTCCTTAAAATTGATTTTAATGATCATGGCATCGAATAATAGAATCGCAGTCCAACTCTTGATCTTTTCCCTTAATTTTATGGCAAAATGGCCAGCATGACCTCACTTGTTTTGATAGACATCCAACTCGGTCTTCAGGAAACCTCCTTTTATGGCACGGAACGGAACCATCCAAACGCCGAAGAAAATTGTGGCAGGCTACTCCACTTTTTTAGATCCAAACAATTGCCCGTTTTCCACGTAAAGCATAACTCCACCAATCTAAGTTCGCCCTTGCATCCCAGCAAGATGAGCAATAATTTTCATCCAGCCGTAGAACCTTTGGTGAGTGAGCCCGTATTGGAAAAAACAGTGAATAGCGCTTTTATCGGAACAGACCTTGAGCTTCGTTTAAAAGCTTTGAACATCACCGATATCGTAGTGGCAGGGCTCACTATGGAGCACTGTATTTCCACTTCGGTGCGAATGGCCTCCAACTTGGGCTTTCATGTGACCTTGGTCTCCGACGCCACGGCAGCTTTCGACAAAGTGGGGTTTGACGGGAACCGATATGGCGCTGATGTAATCTTCCATACCGAATTGGCCAGCTTAAAAGATGAATTTGCCACCATCAAGGATACGGATACCTTGTTGGAAGAACTCGATAAATCAGTTTAATGAAATTGAAAACAAAAGGACTTCCCTTATTTGCTCTTTTATTTGTACTCCAAAGCTTTTCACAACAGAATCAACCCAAGGATTCCATTACTGCCCTGGAAGAAGTGATATTGACCCAAGATGCCATTCCCAAAAAGGCAACGGGCATCACGTCCTCGTCGAAAATTTCGGCCCAGACCTTTGAGCGGTTCAATCCTACCGACATTCCCTCGGCCATAAACCAGATTTCGGGAGTATACATTTTGTCTGGTGCCATCAATACGAATCGTATCACCATACGGGGCGTTGGGGCCAGAACTCCCTATGGCACAAATAAACTACGGATGTATTTTAACGGTATTCCAGTCACCAATGGAACCGGAGTCTCTACCATTGAAGCCTACGACGTGGAGGATTTGGGCGCCGTTGAGATCATCAAGGGACCAAAAGCCACGGCTTATGGTTCCAATTTGGGCGGAGCCATTTTATTGGACACCAAAGCTTCCGTAGAGGACAAGACCCAGCTTATCAATTCCTTTACCGTGGGATCCTACAATATGCTCAAGGACAACTTGACCTTTTCCCATTCCGAAAGTGGATTGAACATTTCCTTGAGCTACAATCATTTGGAAACGGATGGATTTAGACAGAACAGTAGGTTTGAACGTGATGGTCTATTGCTGAACACCCAGTTTCGAACTGGACAAAAGAGTAGCATGGCCCTTTTGGTCAATTATATCGATTATACGGCCCAAATTCCGAGTTCAATCAATCAAACGGACTTTGAAGAAGACCCCACAAGAGCTCCCAACAATTGGCTGGAATCACAAGGTTTTGAGGCAAATGATTATATTTTGACAGGTTTGTCCCATACCTATCAGTTCTCTGAAACCTTTGAGAATACCACCAGTATTTTTTACACCTACTTGGACCATTACGAACCAAGACCGTTCAATATTTTGGATGAATTTACCAATGGTTTTGGTCTTCGGAGTCGTTTTACTGGGAAATGGGGAAAGGCTGATTTCTCCTTCGGAGGTGAGTTGTACAAAGATGAATACCACTGGGGTACTTTCGAAAATTTGTACGAAGAAAACAATGGCAATGGCAGCTTACAAGGTGAACAATTGAGCGACAACACCGAGTTTAGACGACAGCTCAACCTTTTTGGAACGGTAACCTATCCCATCACCACACAACTTACCGCGCAATTTGGCCTCAATGTGAACAAGACACATTACGATTTTAGGGACCTGTTCAATCAAGGGGATACCAATGCATCCGCCGAACGCGATTTCGATGCCATTATACTTCCCAATCTAGGAATCCGCTATCAACTGAAAAACGGGGAACTCTACGCCAACCTGAGTAGGGGTTTTTCCAACCCCAGTTTAGAGGAAACTTTGACACCTGATGGCGTCATCAACCCAGATATTGCACAAGAAACAGGAACCAATTATGAACTGGGCAGTACCTGGCAACTATGGGAAAACAAACTCTCGGCCAACGTGGCCCTCTATCGAATGAACGTCAAAAATCTGCTGGTGGCCCAACGGGTGGGTGAAGATGAGTTTATTGGCCGAAATGCTGGCGAGACACGCCATCAAGGCTTCGAGGTGGATGTACAGTACCGGGAAAAACTTTCCCCGTCCATCACCTTTTCGCCCTACCTGAGCTACACGCTTAACGACCATAGTTTCGTGGATTTTGTGAATGGAGACAATGATTTTTCGGGCAATCCGCTTACGGGAGTCCCTAAAAACCGCTTAAGCTCTGGTATCGATTTTAGGCATTCCAGTGGATTGCAACTGAACCTCATCCATCAATTTGTGGATGACATTCCGTTAACGGATGCCAATACCCTCAGCAGCGATTCTTTTAATGTATTCCATTCCAAAATGAGCTTTGCCACTTCGATCTCAACCCATGTGAATTTGGGTTTGAATGTTGGCATCAACAATATATTTGACACTAACTATGCCCAATCGGTACTGATCAATGCCGTTGGATTTGGTGGTTCACAACCCCGATATTATTATCCGGGCAATGGCCGGAATTATTTTGGAGGGTTCCGATTGAACTATGTATTTTAAAGTGGAAGAAATTTGAATGTGAACGAAATCGATCAGTATATAAGTCAGTTTCCTATGGAGGTCCAAAAGCAATTACAGCGTATACGGACCATCATCAAAAAGGCAGCGCCCGATGCAGTGGAGCAAATAGTTTATGGTATGCCTGGATACAAAACTAATGGCAAACCTTTGGTTTACTTTGCCGGATATAAAAACCACATCGGTTTTTATGCAACCCCATCGGGACACGAGGCATTTCAAAAAGAGCTTTCAAAATACAAACAAGGAAAGGGTTCCGTACAGTTTCCTTTGAACCAGACTATTCCTTTTGACCTCATTGAACAAATCGTTAGGTTTAGGGTCCAAGAGAACGCAGAAAAATCATGACGCCAAACATAACAACTTTACCCAAGATCCATTTAATAGGCCAGAACATCAAAACATCCTTTGCCAACGACAAAACCGTTGAGCTCTGGCGCAATTTTATGTCTCGTAAAAAAGAAGTACGACACCAAAAGGACGATAATCTCTATTCCGTTGAAATCTACCCCAACTCTTCCTTTTTTGATGCTTTTGACCCGACAAAGACATTTGAAAAATGGGCGGCTATTTCAGTTTCCAAAATAGAAGAAATACCAAAGAACATGGAAGCCTTGACCATACCCGAAGGACTGTATGCGGTATTCAATTACAAAGGAAAGCCAAGCGAGGCCATGGATACCTTCCAATATATGTATGGGGAATGGCTGCCAAATTCAGCATACGAGATGGATGGCCGACCATTTTTTGCACTCATGGGTGAAGCTTATAAAGGAGAGCATCCAGACTCGGAAGAAAGCTTTTGGCTTCCGATAAAGCATAAGTCATAGTTCAACACCTTTCCTTTAAATCCAACTTTGAAAATTGAAATTTTATTTAGATATTTATCTAAATAACTAAATGAATGAACAAACTGTTCAAAGCCCTCAATGATGAAACTCGAAGACAAATTGTGGAACTCCTTAAAGAAAAGGATATGAATGCCGGGGAGATTGCAGAAAGATTTGATATTTCAAAACCGAGTATTTCGCATCATTTGGACATACTGAAGCAAGCCGACTTGGTGAGTAGCGAAAAAAGGGGGCAGTTTGTGGAATACTCCCTCAACACCACCATTTTGGAAGATTTGATCAACTGGATACTAACCTTAAAGAAATAAATTATGAATCTTAAAAAGGAACTACCGCTTATCGGAATCGTGCTGCTACCCTTTGTTTACTTGGCCTATGTTTGGAACCAACTACCGGCCCAAGTACCTATGCACTACAATATTGAGGGCGAAATAGACCGATATGGCAATAAGTCAGAACTCATCTTGATTCCAATTATGACCTCGTTGCTCATCTATCTGATTTTTTTGGCAGTTCCCTATATTGACCCCAAAAAACAGATTCAAAAAATGGGCGGCAAGTATGATACCTTAAAATTTATCATCACCACATTCATGTCCATCTTGGCGCTGTTCATCATCTATACTGCCAAAAATCAAACTTTGACAGACCCAGATTATATTTTATTAGGCTGTGGAGTTCTCTTCCTTATTTTAGGAAATTACTTTAAAACCCTAAAAGCGAATTATTTTATCGGTATCCGAACTCCATGGACCTTGGAATCTGAAAGTGTCTGGAAGGCGACCCATAAACTTGCCGGTAAAATTTGGTTCTTGGGCGGGCTGCTCATCATCCTATCCTGTCTCATTCTGGATGGCAAAACCAACTTTATTGTTTTTATATGCATAACCGCAATAATGGTATTGGTACCCGTGCTGTATTCCTATCTATTGTTTCGGAAACAGGAGGCGTAATTTCAATCATTCGACAAAAGCACCCCCAAGGTTTCCCACTAATCCGTATCTTAGATGAGCTATTGAAACCTATCATGAAAAGACTTGTCTTCCTTATTTTCCCCATTTTGATTTTTTCCTGTGTTGAAGACACAAAGCAAGAGGTAAGTTCCATCGACCCCGTGAACTGGAACAATAGAATAGCGTCGATTTCTGTGCAAGATTCACTAATGCAAGGCATTTCCTATCTATCCGTGTATTCGGAGATTTACAGCGAAACGGAACATCGCACGCATAATTTGACAAGTACCATCAGTATGCGAAATACCAACCTAAAGGATACCATCTACATCAATAAGGCCGAATATTTTGATACCGAGGGAAGTCCCATCCGTAGCTATTTTGAGGAACCCATCTTTATCAGGCCCATGGAAACCGTGGAAATTGTAATCGATGAAAAGGACCGCTTGGGCGGAACAGGTGCTAACTTTCTTTTTCATTGGTCCATAAAACCCACCTCCAACGAACCTTATTTTGAAGGGGTCATGATTTCCACCTCGGGCCAGCAAGGCCTCTCCTTTACCACCCAAGGACGACGGGTGGAATAAGCTGAACACGTACAAATATCATAGTTTTACTCCCTCAATTATAGTATCTTGTCTATTGAATTTTTGGGAAATCCCATCCCAATTGACAAACATCAAGACTATGACCGATTTACAGATTGCCAAAGGTGTTTCATTAAAACACATCTCTTCCATTGCCCAAAAATTCGGAATCAACCCCGAACAGATTGAAATGTTCGGAAAATACAAAGCAAAGCTTCCACTAAAGGCCATCAACCGCGAAAAGGCACAACAAAGTAATTTGGTTTTGGTATCGGCCATTTCGCCCACACCTGCGGGAGAAGGGAAAACCACCATGTCGATAGGTCTATCCGAAGGCTTGAACCGCCTAGGAAAAAAATCCACCGTTGTTTTGCGTGAGCCATCGCTGGGACCCGTTTTTGGGATTAAGGGCGGAGCTACAGGTGGTGGTCATTCCCAGGTACTGCCCATGGAGGACATCAACCTGCATTTTACAGGCGATTTTGCGGCCATCGAAAAGGCGCACAACCTCTTATCGGCCATTATCGACAATAATATTCAAAGCAAAACCAACTCCTTGATGCTCGATCCACGTACCATTGGATGGAAACGGGTGATGGACATGAACGATCGTTCCTTACGCCATATAATTGTTGGCTTGGGTGGAACTACTTCTGGCGTTCCCCGGGAAACGGGTTTTGATATTACCGCAGCATCCGAGATTATGGCCATTTTATGTTTGGCCGAAAGTCTGAGCGACCTCAAAACACGATTGGGCAATATATTCGTTGGTTACACTTATGATAAGAAACCCATCTACGCCAAGGATTTAAAGGCCGAAGGGGCCATGGCAGCACTATTGAAGGATGCCATTAAACCGAATTTGGTACAGACCATTGAAGGGAATCCGGCCATTATCCATGGAGGCCCCTTTGCCAACATTGCCCAGGGAACCAACTCCGTGATAGCTACGCTAATGGGGATGTCCCATTCAGAATACACCGTGACCGAAGCAGGGTTTGGATTTGATCTCGGAGCCGAAAAATTCTTTGATATCAAGTGTCAAAGTGCTGGCTTGACGCCAAAGGCGGTTGTACTCACCACGACCATTAGAGCCTTAAAATATCATGGTGGTGCCGATTTAAAATCGTTGACCGAACCCAATGTGGCTGCCTTGAAAAAAGGATTGCCCAATTTGGAAAAACACTTGGAGAACATCGGAAAGTTTAAGGTGGTGCCCGTAATTGCCATCAATAAATTTACTACCGACACGGATGAAGAAATCGCCGTCATTAAAGAACTGGCAGCATCCAAAGGTGTACGCGTAGCGGTTGCCAATGTTTGGGCCAAAGGTGGCGATGGTGCCGAAGAATTGGCAAAGAACGTCATCGATATTGTGGATTCAGGTGCTTCTGCATTCCAACCGCTTTACGATTGGAAGTCTTCCGTGAAGGAAAAAATATCCACCATTGCCACCGAAATCTACGGAGCAGAATATGTGGATTACACGGCCAAGGCCAAGGCTGACCTTCGAAAAATTGCGGATTTGGGGCTGGAGCAATTACCCGTTTGTATTGCCAAGACGCAGAAATCACTATCCGACAATCCGAAGCTTTTGGGTAGACCCAAGGATTTTATCATCACGGTACGCGAAATAGAAATAGCTGTAGGCGCGGGATTTTTGATTCCGATTACAGGCGACATTATGCGCATGCCCGGATTGCCAGCGCATCCAGCATCCGAGAAAATCGACATCAATGATGATGGCGAAATTACAGGTTTATTCTAAATCTAAATGGTTTGCAATGTCATCTCGAGAGGAGTCGAGAGATCAAAATCTTAGCACTAAAACAGGTCTCGACTGCGCTCGACCTGACACCTTTTATAAAATTGTAAGCTTAGATTTTCTGCAGCCAATAGCGCATATCCACTTCCTTGGAGATGATATCTTTCACCTCTGAAAGTTTTACGCGTTTTTGTTCCATGGTATCCCTGTGGCGGATGGTCACTGTATCATCTTCCAAGGTTTGATGGTCCACGGTCACACAGAAAGGTGTTCCTGCAGCATCTTGACGACGGTAGCGACGCCCCACGGCATCCTTTTCATCATACTCTACATTAAAATCCCATTTAAGCTCATCCACCAACTTTTGTGCGACTTCAGGCAAACCATCACGCTTAAGCAATGGTAGAACAGCCACTTTGTTCGGTGCGAGCACTGCTGGAATCTTAAGTACGGTGCGCGTAGTCCCGTTTTCCAACTCTTCCTCTTGCAGAGCATGGGAGAATACCGCCAAGAACATACGGTCTAATCCGATAGAAGTCTCCAACACATAAGGTGTATAGCTCTTATTTTCCTCATGGTCGAAATACTGGAGTTTTTTGCCCGAGTACTCTTCATGCTTGCCCAAATCGAAATCCGTACGGGAATGGATGCCTTCCAATTCCTTAAATCCAAAGGGGAACTTGAATTCAATATCGGCGGCAGCATCAGCATAGTGCGCCAATTTCTCATGATCGTGGAAACGATAGTTCTCCTCTCCCATACCCAAAGAAAGGTGCCACTTCATCCGTTTTTCCTTCCACGCTTCGTACCATTCCATTTGTGTGCCCGGTTTGATGAAGAATTGCATCTCCATCTGTTCAAACTCACGCATACGGAAGATAAACTGACGGGCCACGATTTCGTTACGGAAGGCTTTTCCTGTTTGGGCTATCCCAAACGGAATTTTCATCCTTCCCGTTTTCTGTACGTTCAAAAAGTTGACAAATATCCCTTGTGCGGTCTCCGGACGTAGATAAAGGTCCATGGCATTGTCTGCAGAAGCGCCCAATTTGGTACCGAACATCAAGTTAAACTGCTTGACATCGGTCCAGTTTTTTGATCCTGATAGTGGACAGGCAATCTCCAACTCCTCGATCAGGGCCTTTACATCGGCCAAATCCTCTTTGGCAAGGGATTGTCCCATTCGCTTAAGGATACCGTCAGCCTTTTCCTGATAATCCATCACCCGCTGATTGGTAGACATGAATTGCTCCTTATCAAAACTGTCACCGAATCGTTTGGTGGCCTTGGTCACCTCTTTGTCGATTTTGGCTTCGATTTTGGCTACGTAATCCTCGATAAGGACATCGGCACGGTATCTTTTTTTGGAATCCTTGTTATCGATCAATGGATCGTTGAAGGCATCCACGTGGCCTGAGGCTTTCCAAGTGGTAGGATGCATAAATATGGCTGCATCGATGCCCACGATATTCTCATTGAGCTGCACCATGGCCTTCCACCAATATTCGCGAATGTTTTTTTTTAGCTCCGCCCCGTTCTGACCATAGTCGTAAACAGCGCTGAGTCCATCATAGATCTCACTGGATTGAAATACGTATCCGTACTCCTTTGCATGGGAGATAACCTTCTTAAAAATGTCTTCCTGATTTGCCATTGGGCAAAAATAGAATTTTACCCAAAAAGTAGTATGTTATTTCAGCTGAAATTCGGTGGAAGCCAACAATCTTTCGTCCTCGAATACATTTAGGGTGTAAATTCCCTCTGCCAAAGAACCTTCGGGCACGGTAATGGCGTCACAGATACTGATTTCCTTCCCAGTGTACACAATTTCCACCTTTTTGCTGTAGGTGTTGCCACTCACTGAAATGGTGCTGGCATTGTCCTCGATGATGGCCATATTCGGGTCCAAAAACTGCAGGTAGAGCACCTTAATGTCTCCTTTGGAATTGGGATCACTTAAGATGGTGACACATCCCCGTAACTTCTCTATTACCGATGCCTTGTTGGTTTTGATGGGACGGCCGGCCCGCAATCTAAAACCGCTTCCCTCGGCATCCTGTAATTTCAGGTAACTTTTAATACGTAATTCCCTTGTCAACTCCTTATTGGTCTCCCGCAATAACGATTCGGTCTGTTGCATGCTGCTGGCCCTTCCCCTGAGCTCTTCCAGTTGCTTAATGGTCTCGTTGTACTTGTTTGCCAAGAGGCTATTGTTGTACCGAAGAAAGTTGTTTTTTAGCTTAAGGCTGTCAAATCTCAACTCCAACTTTCTCAGTTCCTTTCGTGTCTCCTTCAGTTTGGTGATGCTAAAATTGAGCCTACCTACGGAATCCAGCAATTGCTGTACCCTAAAACGAGAGGTCTGTAGTTCGATTTCGTTGACCTCGTTCAACCCGGACAAACGGTCCACTTCGGCACGCATCAATGTCAAATCCTTGACCAAAAGTGATTTTTCTTCCTCTAGGTAGATCATTTGGTTTTTGGACTGGGCGTAGCTGTAATAAAATGCAATAAGAATCCCCACAATTACCGCAACCATAGCGGCAAAGATAATTTTGTAGTTAAAAGTGTTATCTTGGGAGTTCATGGGGTTGACAGACTACGCTAAAAATGTATAAGATTTGACACCAAAAAGGTTGGCTAAGATAATAAACGAGATTAACAACATCCTATTGCCAAGGGCATGTTTTGGATGTAATGCCCAATTATTTAGGGGAGAACACGTTTTGTGTGCCGTTTGTCGACATGATGTGCCACTCACCGATCATAACTATCTGGAAGAAAACGCTGTGGACCGCATATTTTATGGTAGAATTCCCATAAAAAAGGCGGCATCTTTCGTTTATTTCTCCAAAAATGGCCTAGTAAAAAATGTACTGCATTGGCTTAAGTACAAAAATCAAGAACAGATCGGTGGTTTTTTTGGGGATTGGTGCGGCACCCTTTTGAAAGAATCTGGCCAACTGAAGGATATTGATGTTGTAGTCCCGGTTCCCTTACACCCCAAGAAATTGAAAAAACGGGGGTATAACCAAGTGGCATTGTTCGCCCGCCACGTAGCGCAGCATATCGGAGCGGATTATTGCGACAATTGGCTGATTAAGACCAAGAACACCAAAACCCAGACCAAGAAAGGCCGGCAAACGAGATGGGAAAGTTCCAAGGACGCCTTTGCCCTCGACTTTTCCAAAAATATCTCCTATACAAGAGTTCTATTGGTCGACGATGTGATCACAACGGGTGCCACCATCGAGTCCTGCGCTCGGGCCTTGCTGCAGGTAAAAGGATTGGAAGTTTCTGTTTTGAGTATGGCGGTGGTGCCAGAGGGTTAAATTTTGCCAATGCGGTATCGCATTTTTTAAATTAGTTGTTTCTTTGTTCCACAATGTTTTCGGCATGGTTTATTTGAAAAAATCGTTGGGACTTCTTTTTTTCGCATTTATGGTGATGGCCCTTTGGCAATGCGCCAAGAGAGGTTCTCCCAGCGGCGGTCCCAAGGATACGACGCCCCCCCAGTTGGTAAGGGCCGAACCAGAAAACTTTACCACCAATTTCAAGGCAAAGAAAATACGCCTCTATTTCGATGAGCTTATCAAACTGGAAGATGTCCAAAACCAGTTGGTCGTTTCGCCCCCATTTAAAAACCCAGCTACCATAACACCCATGGGTGCTCCCAGCAAGTATATCGAAGTGGAGATAAAGGATACGCTGAGGGAAAACACTACTTACACCATTAATTTTGGACAAAGTATTGTAGACAACAACGAAAAAAACCCAAACAGTTTTTTGACCTATGTGTTTTCGACAGGAGATTATTTGGATTCCTTGACCCTGACCGGGGCTGTTTCGGATGCGGTCAATCTTAAGGCAGATGAATTTATCAGTGTGATGCTCTACGAGATGGACAGCACCTACACAGATTCCACGGTGTTCAAACAGCCACCTTTGTACATCACCAACACTGGAGATAGTTTGCCCTTTTTTGAACTAAAAAACCTGAAAGGGGGTAAATACGCCCTTTTTGGGCTCAAGGATGTGAACAAAAACAATATGTTCGATCAATCCCAGGATAAAATCGGTTTTATTGCCGATACCATTACCGTACCAACAGATTCCATATATGTATTGAACCTGTTTAGGGAACAGCTTAATT is drawn from Flagellimonas sp. MMG031 and contains these coding sequences:
- a CDS encoding formate--tetrahydrofolate ligase, coding for MTDLQIAKGVSLKHISSIAQKFGINPEQIEMFGKYKAKLPLKAINREKAQQSNLVLVSAISPTPAGEGKTTMSIGLSEGLNRLGKKSTVVLREPSLGPVFGIKGGATGGGHSQVLPMEDINLHFTGDFAAIEKAHNLLSAIIDNNIQSKTNSLMLDPRTIGWKRVMDMNDRSLRHIIVGLGGTTSGVPRETGFDITAASEIMAILCLAESLSDLKTRLGNIFVGYTYDKKPIYAKDLKAEGAMAALLKDAIKPNLVQTIEGNPAIIHGGPFANIAQGTNSVIATLMGMSHSEYTVTEAGFGFDLGAEKFFDIKCQSAGLTPKAVVLTTTIRALKYHGGADLKSLTEPNVAALKKGLPNLEKHLENIGKFKVVPVIAINKFTTDTDEEIAVIKELAASKGVRVAVANVWAKGGDGAEELAKNVIDIVDSGASAFQPLYDWKSSVKEKISTIATEIYGAEYVDYTAKAKADLRKIADLGLEQLPVCIAKTQKSLSDNPKLLGRPKDFIITVREIEIAVGAGFLIPITGDIMRMPGLPAHPASEKIDINDDGEITGLF
- a CDS encoding DUF3124 domain-containing protein, which gives rise to MKRLVFLIFPILIFSCVEDTKQEVSSIDPVNWNNRIASISVQDSLMQGISYLSVYSEIYSETEHRTHNLTSTISMRNTNLKDTIYINKAEYFDTEGSPIRSYFEEPIFIRPMETVEIVIDEKDRLGGTGANFLFHWSIKPTSNEPYFEGVMISTSGQQGLSFTTQGRRVE
- a CDS encoding autorepressor SdpR family transcription factor; this translates as MNKLFKALNDETRRQIVELLKEKDMNAGEIAERFDISKPSISHHLDILKQADLVSSEKRGQFVEYSLNTTILEDLINWILTLKK
- a CDS encoding TonB-dependent receptor; protein product: MKLKTKGLPLFALLFVLQSFSQQNQPKDSITALEEVILTQDAIPKKATGITSSSKISAQTFERFNPTDIPSAINQISGVYILSGAINTNRITIRGVGARTPYGTNKLRMYFNGIPVTNGTGVSTIEAYDVEDLGAVEIIKGPKATAYGSNLGGAILLDTKASVEDKTQLINSFTVGSYNMLKDNLTFSHSESGLNISLSYNHLETDGFRQNSRFERDGLLLNTQFRTGQKSSMALLVNYIDYTAQIPSSINQTDFEEDPTRAPNNWLESQGFEANDYILTGLSHTYQFSETFENTTSIFYTYLDHYEPRPFNILDEFTNGFGLRSRFTGKWGKADFSFGGELYKDEYHWGTFENLYEENNGNGSLQGEQLSDNTEFRRQLNLFGTVTYPITTQLTAQFGLNVNKTHYDFRDLFNQGDTNASAERDFDAIILPNLGIRYQLKNGELYANLSRGFSNPSLEETLTPDGVINPDIAQETGTNYELGSTWQLWENKLSANVALYRMNVKNLLVAQRVGEDEFIGRNAGETRHQGFEVDVQYREKLSPSITFSPYLSYTLNDHSFVDFVNGDNDFSGNPLTGVPKNRLSSGIDFRHSSGLQLNLIHQFVDDIPLTDANTLSSDSFNVFHSKMSFATSISTHVNLGLNVGINNIFDTNYAQSVLINAVGFGGSQPRYYYPGNGRNYFGGFRLNYVF
- a CDS encoding exodeoxyribonuclease III, giving the protein MKIASYNVNGIRAAMNKGFVDWLQTVSPDIICLQETKAMEDQVDTQLFEEAGYPHHYWFSAQKKGYSGVALLCKEKPDHVEFGTGIDYMDHEGRNIRADYGDLSIMSMYLPSGTNMDRLDFKLTYMADFQKYSEELRKERPNLIVCGDYNICHEAIDIHDPVRNKNVSGFLPVEREWIGNFMKSGFIDSFRHFNKEPDNYTWWSYRANARANNKGWRLDYGMVAEPLQDRLKRSVILSEAKHSDHCPILLEVEK
- a CDS encoding DUF1801 domain-containing protein, encoding MNEIDQYISQFPMEVQKQLQRIRTIIKKAAPDAVEQIVYGMPGYKTNGKPLVYFAGYKNHIGFYATPSGHEAFQKELSKYKQGKGSVQFPLNQTIPFDLIEQIVRFRVQENAEKS
- a CDS encoding SdpI family protein, with translation MNLKKELPLIGIVLLPFVYLAYVWNQLPAQVPMHYNIEGEIDRYGNKSELILIPIMTSLLIYLIFLAVPYIDPKKQIQKMGGKYDTLKFIITTFMSILALFIIYTAKNQTLTDPDYILLGCGVLFLILGNYFKTLKANYFIGIRTPWTLESESVWKATHKLAGKIWFLGGLLIILSCLILDGKTNFIVFICITAIMVLVPVLYSYLLFRKQEA
- a CDS encoding GyrI-like domain-containing protein yields the protein MTPNITTLPKIHLIGQNIKTSFANDKTVELWRNFMSRKKEVRHQKDDNLYSVEIYPNSSFFDAFDPTKTFEKWAAISVSKIEEIPKNMEALTIPEGLYAVFNYKGKPSEAMDTFQYMYGEWLPNSAYEMDGRPFFALMGEAYKGEHPDSEESFWLPIKHKS
- a CDS encoding ComF family protein, producing MAKIINEINNILLPRACFGCNAQLFRGEHVLCAVCRHDVPLTDHNYLEENAVDRIFYGRIPIKKAASFVYFSKNGLVKNVLHWLKYKNQEQIGGFFGDWCGTLLKESGQLKDIDVVVPVPLHPKKLKKRGYNQVALFARHVAQHIGADYCDNWLIKTKNTKTQTKKGRQTRWESSKDAFALDFSKNISYTRVLLVDDVITTGATIESCARALLQVKGLEVSVLSMAVVPEG
- a CDS encoding glycine--tRNA ligase, which encodes MANQEDIFKKVISHAKEYGYVFQSSEIYDGLSAVYDYGQNGAELKKNIREYWWKAMVQLNENIVGIDAAIFMHPTTWKASGHVDAFNDPLIDNKDSKKRYRADVLIEDYVAKIEAKIDKEVTKATKRFGDSFDKEQFMSTNQRVMDYQEKADGILKRMGQSLAKEDLADVKALIEELEIACPLSGSKNWTDVKQFNLMFGTKLGASADNAMDLYLRPETAQGIFVNFLNVQKTGRMKIPFGIAQTGKAFRNEIVARQFIFRMREFEQMEMQFFIKPGTQMEWYEAWKEKRMKWHLSLGMGEENYRFHDHEKLAHYADAAADIEFKFPFGFKELEGIHSRTDFDLGKHEEYSGKKLQYFDHEENKSYTPYVLETSIGLDRMFLAVFSHALQEEELENGTTRTVLKIPAVLAPNKVAVLPLLKRDGLPEVAQKLVDELKWDFNVEYDEKDAVGRRYRRQDAAGTPFCVTVDHQTLEDDTVTIRHRDTMEQKRVKLSEVKDIISKEVDMRYWLQKI
- a CDS encoding cysteine hydrolase family protein, yielding MTSLVLIDIQLGLQETSFYGTERNHPNAEENCGRLLHFFRSKQLPVFHVKHNSTNLSSPLHPSKMSNNFHPAVEPLVSEPVLEKTVNSAFIGTDLELRLKALNITDIVVAGLTMEHCISTSVRMASNLGFHVTLVSDATAAFDKVGFDGNRYGADVIFHTELASLKDEFATIKDTDTLLEELDKSV